The genome window AGAAATGATTTCAGTGTGTATAAAGCTCATATTAATGGTTgagatatactgtatgctgtGGCATATAATATTGGATTGGTTGAATTGTAAGAGCATGATGCATTTATTTGAGGGAATTTACTAAATCTAATGTCTGTGCAGCCATCCCCAGCCCCCAAAACGTCTAAACATAAGTTCAGCCTTTAGGAGAATGTAAAAATCCAACCTCAATGAATCAATACACacagaacatttacattttggtaTGTTGCTGCTCGTGTAATTGATGATAATTGATTGCTCTCTCTCAACAAACATTCCATCTGCGGTGAGTTAAATCTAAATCGGATGGTGCGTAAAATACGCACAGCCAGAGGCGCGGCCCAATGAAGCCTTGGCACTAACTACCCTGAGTACATTTCGATTTATGATGATGGCTGTAGACGCAACAAAAACAGAGCCCGCCCCGCACAGGAGATCCTATAAAAGTAGGATGAGTCTGAGCAATTCACGACCAACAAGAGACACTTGGACATTTGCACCCTGGAGGACAGTTCGCCGCTCCGCGTTGAGATGAAAGGGGTTACGCTGAATAATGTTTGCCAGTGTGGCTTATTTGCTTATCTtgtcttattttctttcatgtCTTTTACCGCCGCAGTCAGTTTCGACCTGACTGAGCTTAGGAACAAAGTTGCAAAAATTAAAGTGAATCCAAGAGGCAATCTTTGGGCTACAGGTAAGAACTATTTTTCTATCTAACAGCTATGGACCAATCGGTCATGTTTGCATTGGATGGAATCTAAAGAATCTGGCATATATTTTTCTCATTGGCTATATTAAATTTCTTTTAACATGATCACATTTTCTGCCTCTGAGGATGTCCCTGAAAGGTATTTTCTCTCCTCCAGGTCTCACATAACTGAAGTCTACTAACAACCATTGTCTTTGATTTGGCAGGACATTTCATGGGCAAGAAGAGTGTGATGGATACCCCCATGCTGCCTTCAGCTGAGGGGCAGGGCGCTGATGCGCTGCAAGACACTGCGGGGCAGAGCGCTCTCGTGGAGCTTTTCCAAGAGTTACTGAGGGTGGCGTTACAAGCGCAGGTGGATACACTAGAGAGCCGCACGAAAACTCAGGTGAGCATCATTTAAGTCCAAACCTGTTTTTTTGCGCACAAACATGACTGAGATTCTGACAGTTAATGATGTTATGGCCTCTCTGTTTCAGGAGACGGACATGTTGATGAAGATTTTAGAAAGCTACATCCAACGCAGAAAGTGATACAGAGGATGTCTGGCACGCATGGACACGGATGCGGGGTCATCTGGCCTCATGggttcaaataaatacattagaCGCAGTCTACAGTCTCCTGCTCATCATGATTGTGATTTACTGTAACTGTCATACTGCTCATGTGCCATTTGCAATACgcctacattttttttctatttattttggtgatactatttcacattgtcttgtagtttaaagttatttatattaaataaaatgattatttgCACTGCTGTGACTGATCTGCGGCAGATAAATTATGACACGTTGATGGGTCACGTTTTGATTTACTGAAATTCTGTACGTAAGCTAAACATAGGCTTACTCCATTATGCCTATGGCTACACAACTGggctttctctctttgtttctgagTGCAGTAAAATGGAGAACATAGAAAAGACGTTATTGAAAATGCCAATGTATGAATGCCTGAGAAAAGTATGAGTCATTGAGGCCTCAAAAATTAATGTAGGCCCTACACATAGACTCAGGTccgtaaaaaaacaaagacgtTTTTTAGTAATTATAGCTTTATGTTGGTCTTGGCTTAGTTTGCCCGCTTCTGTTTTCCCCACAGGGGTCTGGTACATGTGACCTCACAGCCTTTATTTATAGGCCCAACACTAAAAACTGATTGTTCAGCATGAATAAGATTTTCCCTAAAATAGCACTTATATAAATCCAAATGTAGGCAGCTTATATAAATCACACTTTCTAGTTTTCTGAATATTTCGAAAATTAAATCAATATTATCTTTTATACTTTTCCTGTCCTTGCATAAAGGGATGATCTGTTCTCTCAATCAATAGTGGGGAGGGGGGATGGCCCATTCTTTGCCTTGGGCTAATCCATTGTAGACAGCAGGCTATTTCAATATCTCTCCCACATTACCATGTCTGTTTCACATCACTTTCAATGCTCTGTATTCAGAGTGGTGGTAGAAAACATGGACTACTGGATCCCTAGTATAGGTGTGAGAGATGAGAGTTGGATATTGTGGATAATTTCACAATTTTGGCCTAAAAACAaatgcagtctaatacaacagTCCTGCAATTAATCCTACCTTCATGAAGGTTCAAATGTTGAAACTGTTTAATTTTGGTCAGTTTGGAGACAACAGTGTAGTGCCGTTGAATTTCGCTGAACCACGAGGTcttcccaatgttttttttagttctttcactctaaatacacattttaaggTACCATTATTTTTGCCAAACAACAGCTTTGAAATTCTGTAACTTCCAGGTGCAGAAAGTTGTAAGTAGGTTAGTAGACTAGAAAATTGAGTACAATTTAATACAAGAAGCCTTCTCAGTAGGTTAAAGGAAATCTGTGTCCCTTAAGAAAAGCATTCAAATATGCAAGCTTTGATGAGAAAAGTTGCAAATTGTTCCTTGTCATTTTCAGTGTAAACACTTAAGAGTTAAGATTCAGAACATTGTATTTTCTAATAATGAGTCAGCCATTTTTACtgatttttactttattttactgaTATACACAATATGTGTGAGTCTATTTAAATACTGAGATGCAAATATTCTTTTATTAGCTATGCTTGAAATATCATACAACTGTTGCACAGCATAGCTCAATGTGTTGATTGATACAATACTTATTAAatggtgtatgtgtatgtatgtttgtgtggttGGATGGGTGGTGAATGAGTAAATTGGATTTAAAATTGCAGATCCAAACATGTTGTAGATGGTTAACTCTTTAAGAAGGCGATGTCTCGAAACAATCTGAGAGTGTCACACATCTCCCCTGACATATGCTTCCTCAGTCATGGGGGAATGAGAGATTCAGTTTAGCATCTCTCTGTGCTCTGTGATTACTTTGAAACTAAACGCTTCGTTCTTTTCTATGCTCAGATTTATCCAGTAATCCCTCTTTCTATccacatacacaaataaacaGCTACGTGTCTCTAAATTGCCTGGGGAGTTGATGCTTGCCACAAATAAAAgacctttttaaataaaagaattcaggaaaagaaaatgttattcTTGCACAGATATGATTTTATCATTCAGTTCTCTTGCTGGTTGAAGTAAATTATTATAATGTATTCCCTATGAATACATCTGTATCAATAGCAGGAGAAAAGCTAAGTGGAGTTAGTAAGgaggaattattttttttgaatcaATTGAGGTGTGGATTGAGCACAActtcatatcaaaatgttgcccctaatatttcatatatttaccCTACATTGAATTGTATCTATCAACAATATTTACAGATGATTATACAAGAAACTTTCTGTTCATCTGTTtgaaaaatttttttaaaggaaaagttcATGTTGCTTAAAGACTCAGTAAAGTGGGAAATAAGTGTagtttagtttgtgtgtgtgtggggggggggggaatggctAAAGAATTCCAATCAGCAGAGGACAATAACTAAATACTAGATTATATTCAGCACGGGGAATCAGTCACATCCAATACTGATGTTCAGTGAAAGCATTATGCAGTCACCAGACATCAAACAGCTTATATATTTCCTCATCTTGAAAAGGTTAAATGGGAATTTTATTActgatattttcattttcttttaacagaAAGACAAATATTGGCCAATTGtaacatattgtaatatattgaAATAACTGCAATATCATTCATATCGTGGCCACCACCGCTGCTGTGACCATTTTCAGTAAGTGATCCGTAAATCCTTTTtagatcatgtttttttttaaaacaaccacatgatttacagcttgtttttatGAGGGTATTTCTTGGACAGGTTTGTCTTTCACTAATTAGgctttgtttgtaaatgtgttatgTCATGTGAGAGCATTTTAATTTGAACAAACATAAACAGTGACATCACCCTGTAATTTATCACATTATCTTAACATTCACTGTTTATAGTGTATGGTCCGAAAGTCTGTGAATCTGTGTAAAACTGTAACACAGTCACTGACTCATTTTCAGTGGAAGGTACAAGTTGTAAGCAAATGACCTAAAGTCTATGCAAATTACTTTGTGTACCCTGTCTTTGCCTTCCTGCATACCagcttgtttctttgttttatattgttCTATTTAAATAATGACTCAATTTATAGCCAACAGGAAAAAGTGTTGCATAATTCACAATGCGGATGCATGTTGTGTCAACACCAGCAGCCTTGGCTTCTacttgtttttgtgaatgttcaGTTTGAACACCAAAAGCTGACAGAGACATACGTTGTGAGCTTTAACTCAATAAGAGCAAGGCTTTGGGCATGCGTCGATCATTATTGATTGAGTGCCCCAAAGGTGCTAATTTTCAATTGAGTAATCTATCTTGCGCTCATGCCCGCCATTGGGAATTGACAGGAGGACAACTTTCCAAATTGGGACCCTCATCCACACCCACTCCAGCACCATAGACCTTTGCACGGGCCGCTTTAGCCTGCTTGCGCTCAGGACTTTCACAGGTCTTATAGATTTAAGTACAGAATGCAGGGGCATTTCACACAtgtttaattataattttttgcCATGGGACTGTGTTGTTGCAGtgcatattttattatttaattcaaGACAGAACATCTAAAACATTTATGTATTCAGCATGGATTATCATATGGTGTTAGGGTCTTTTTTACCAACTGCTTACATTTGATACATCTTCATCTCACACATTTTATACCAGTGTAAAACTAGCGATGCCACACTGCCACCCTCTGGCAGAAAATACTATACATGAGCACATCTCTGTGCTGATGctgcctctgtgtgtttttaatagagTTGTATAATATCTGTTCATAACAGGGGGCCATTTCTACAACAAACCACTGAACCAGCATCAGTACAAGCTGTAGCTGAGTTATTGTAGGCCTAAATTCATGTCCTGCCATTGAGAAACCAGTGCCAACCAATAACGTTAATCTTTTCAACTTCTGGACAAGCAGACTTGGACCAAAGAAACTAAATGATGATGACTGGATGTAGTTAAGCTCATTACTCTTTGTTGCTTTTGATCaatattaatgttaaagtaATATTCCTCCTCTTCGTCTAATTTCTCTTATTGCTTATGACACCTCACATCCCACTGAAGTTGTTGGCTACATGATAATAATATGATGGCTGTGTAATAAAGTGTGCAACAatgtagaatagaatagaatagaatgccttcaTTGTCATTATACAAGTACttggtacttgtgcaacgagattaaagcaatcccttaacagcgttgacacaaaaagtataagaatataagatatatatataatatatattatatatatatatatatatatatattttcaatgttatcaataaaaacacagacttcCAGCAAGTTACATATCAATTAATATTAAATTCACAAGCTGCACTGTTTACATAACATACAATGCataatttgttatatttttacattgctTAAATATCCTCCATCACATCCACAGTTTGTTGTGAATGGTGATGTCATCGGAGCACAtgactttcttcttttctttttttttttctttgcggCGATTCATTGGTCGAGCCCAGAAGACTCTGCACAGTGTGGCAGGACCACCGAAgccattttattattataacagcaAAGGTGCAGGtgcatcaaaatatattttttatagccACAGTTGTAATTTTAGAGCTCAAGTTACCATGGGACAGTGTGGAATTACGTCATCCAAAACCGTCTTGGTTTTTCTCAATCTCATATTTTGGGTAAGAAAACGATGGATGTTTGAACAATGTGCAGCATCCCAGCGAGGCCAGGGATGGAACGCATTAGCAAGCTAGCAAACTGCGCCAGAGATGCGATACAGTTTGACAATGGACTAGCTGCTTTTTGAGCCAGGATATCTACAAAACAGTGTCCCTTTTAGCATTTACTAAGATAAGCACTTGTTGGAGAAACAATAATGTGACGGTAGCTAGCTAATGTGTCGCGTAGCTGCCTCCCACAAGTTGTAGCTATGACGTTACGCAGCAGCTGCCAGGTCCTGTAACGGCGTCCGAGTTAATCTGCAGTGATATCTGAACCATTGGTGGTTGTATCATGTGACCAACAGAGTTGGATTAAGAtaaacataaatattgaaaacGGAAATGATAAACAACAAAGCTCTAAAAGTGTAATCTTAAAAAAGACCGTGTCATCCGCAGGATATGGCTAAATAATGTGTGCCCAGTTCACATTTCACCAGTCTCTCAAATGTGTTCAATCTGTTTTTGCTATTCCTCAACTGGaactaaatacatatttttaatgtatgaAATAATATGTGCGCacgttttatattttatatatatttttacactattctgtctctgtcttacattaaattatattacattaaattataattacatATATTATTGATATGACGATAGTTCAAAACGCAGGCTTTACAACGTTTGCAATGCAAATAAATGTGAGGAGGAGACAAAGATAGAGCATgccttttaaaatcctacacCATGACAGTATAAACCGTAATGTCTATTATCAGTCTGGAGTTTCTGCTCTCCTGATTCTTCACTATTGTGGTACCAGGATAAACGGTCAGGATTTAGTTTTGGGCCTTCGTAGTGAGGGAGTAGCCGGCCTGTTGGCTGTAGCAGAGCTTAGTGGACGGGCTGGGGGTGGATAGTTTGACCATGtcttagggctgggcaatattgaaaaaaattaaatatcacgatatatttgaccaaatacctcgatatcgataccgcaacattattgtagtgttgactattggtgctttcacaaaatatttacacaatgagatttttgataaataatcagcagtagtgtggatataatgactaagtgggtaaaggcaaacaaTAGAACAGTAGCCTAACAACAgactggtaagttcagaaaattacacaactttactgtaatttagcCTTTGAgaccagaaaaagacaacacatatcatgatacgatatccaaaatcttaGACGATATCTCTAATTTCaccatataaatataatattgatatattgcccagctttACCATGTTTTGAATGTAGGATGGGCCTTAGCCATTCGCTGCATGTAAAGTACCAGTGTCTTGAATAAGATTTGAGCAGCGAACATACACCATAATCAACTACCCAACTGAATTACTGTACTGCATAGTgtgattaaagaaaaactaattgTTACAAACTATagctgtaatttatttatttattacttttcaaacaaattaaagttttcaatgaattccaggatacatcttttggGTTATATAGTCACTGTCATCTACAGCCTACAAAGTTAACTACCCCTTTTGATTATCATACATTTTTCTAACTGTATTCccccttgtcatttttgttttttgaacatgTATAGGGCCAATTGCCGACAACTAACATAGCTTGTAACTCAACAGTCTGACTATATActtatataattaaaatgtggcatatctaaacaaaatcatcAATAACCATCAATGTTTATGTGTGACCCATAGAAAAATAACatattataacaataataatataacattcTGACATTTCCAAAGGACATATTTCTCTCACTGTTGCTATCTCTCTGacttctgtttctttgtttctctctgcagGCTGCAGCTGGAATTTTATGTTACATTGGAGCTTATGTGTTTATCACATATGACGACTATGATCACTTCTTTGAAGATGTGTACACATTGATTCCTGCTATCGTAATAATAGCAGTTGGGACTCTTCTCTTCATTATCGGCTTGATTGGCTGCTGTGCAACAATACGTGAAAGCTCCTGTGGTTTGGCAACTGTGAGTGTGGACTACTTTGACTCGCACTCTTAAAACCAACTGAATGCCGAGGAAGACCACACATGCGATGTTTCTGTTACATACTGGAGGCAGCATAggaagacacaaaacaacacaagcaaAATATGAATTTAACGGCACTGAAAGCTATGccatataatttaaaaaaactcactttACTAATGAGCCTCTAAACATTGTTTCTTTGTTGTCATTTCAGTTTGCTGCCATTCTCCTGCTGGTATTTTTAACagagtgtgtggtggtggtgcttGGCTACATATACAGGGCAAAGGTAAACGCGGTCTCATTGGACTTCATGTGTGTTTCACAAGTAAAGTTAAATGAAAGTGGGTCTAAGTTTGCAACAGTTGTTGTGATGTTCTTAAAATGGAAATTGTGCAACTGTGTGTgataatgtgttttgtgtgatatTTGTTCCAGGTAAAACATAAGATAGATAGAGTTCATAGCATTTGGAGTTGACATTTTAGAAAAACATAATATTGTGGAATCCTGTTTGTTTCAAGACTTCCTTTGCTTAATGAATTAGTGTCTTATAAACTGTTTTGTAAGAATGTTAGCTTAAAGGACTACATTGTAAATCAGTTTTATAATAATGTGAAAAGCTGTCCCTTGGAGATAACACATGAAACAGTCACTTAGCAGGGACAGTAACAGCtgctgtgcttttctttttaggtAGAAAAAGAGGTGAATCACTCCATCCAGAAGGTTTACAACGAATACAACGGCACCAACACCGATGCTCCCAGCCGCGCGATTGACTATGTGCAGAGGCAGGTAAGAAGAAAAGTCTGTTGTgtcaaataatttaaattttgtcaACTACAAATTTCAAATAGTACTCTTAACTCCAGGCTCTTTATCCCACTCTATTCTCTTTCTATTATTCTGTTAGCTTCACTGCTGCGGCATTCACAACTACTCTGACTGGAGGAACACGCGCTGGTTCAAAGAATCTAAGAACAACAGCGTCCCAGTCAGCTGCTGTCAGCCCAGCATCAGTAACTGTAGCGGCATTCTCACCCGACCAGCAGATCTCTACCAAGAGGTACAAACAAGAAGCTCAAGTGCAGGGCTATAACAGCTAAAACCACAGAACAAAgtaaagaattttttttgtgtggcacAAACAGAAGCTCACTGTAAAAGGTTGTTTGACATTATTGcctgtgcatttgttttgtaaGAACGTGTTGTTATAATgtcattcattttctgttgtaGGGTTGTGAAGCTCTTGTTGTGAAGAAGTTAAAGGAGATCATGATGTATGTCATATGGGCTGCACTTACCTTTGCATCTATACAGGTAAGAAGGACAAGGAATCACCTGAAATAACAAAGGGAAAAATATACAGTGGAGCAGCCAGacaggttttaaaggtcccatgacatggtgctctttggatggttttatatagacattagtggtcccttaataccatatctgaagtctctttcccaaaattcagccttggtgcagaattacagccactagagccagtcccacaatgagctttccttagtatgtgccatttctaagtctgtagcttttgaagaggagagagggggggtcaaGGTGGAGGTTGGGGATttggtcttgaccaactgccactttgtttgtttgaaagtcaagatgtctctctcatggatgggccaaattctctgggcgggcaaagcagagaaaggggaatcttgccccttatgacctcaagATTCCAGAACGGCccgtctgagctttcattttctcaaaggaagAGCAGGAAACCCAGCGCTTGGTTTACACTTAtaaccatttctagccactggggaacTACAgggaggctgggggaacgcatattaatgttaaaaaacctcataaagggaaTTTTCATGCCAAGGGACCTTTAAACTAATTTCTATCCTATCAATAGCATCTAAGCCACTTCTTTGGAAGTGAATACAAAGGTgaacattaaattaattaaaaagtattagtTATTAATTTTTACTGGCAAATAATTGGTTTAAATAAGATGAACCGCGGATATGTATAAAGCTATCCAATTGTTTGGCTGCTGACGGTGTGGATGTTGCTTGAACAGATTTTGTTAAAAGCACAAAACTGGTTCTGATCCAAATCAAGGATTGTGACAGCAATCCTAAATCTAAGAAAGGAATACAGCTACTTTATTGAGTTCACACTGAGGTTAATTCATTCACAACAAACGTCTTATTCTATGACTGTATTTAAATCAAGtcaaatgcatgttttttggGAGCATAATTAAAGCTGTAGTCATCTTTATCAGCGCTCTGACATAATTATGCCATcttatttttactgtgtttaaCAGCTCAGCATGGTTGCTGCTGACCAGGAAACCCCTGCTCCCACAGCAGCAACAAAGACAGCATGACCAATCACTTATTATTACACTCAAACTATAATAGTCATTATAACACAGCATGCACCCTGTATGTGTGGAAAGATGCTTCTTGGTTTAACATGATTTGCCTAGGTCCAGGGTGCTTGATCAGAGTTAAAAAAGAACTGATCATTTGTTCTTGCTTTTTGATTACACTCATGTTATTTTCCTGCCCAGTTTGCTGACGGGCATAAGGACTAAAATAACAACCTTTTCTTTCGTTCCCTTGCTGTGTGCCTGCAGATGCTGGGCATGCTCTGTGCCTGCGTGGTGCTCTGCAGGAGGAGTCATGATCCAGCGTACGAGCTGCTGGTCACTACCAACAGCTACGCATGAAGGATGTAGCCAACCAATGAAACACTAAACGTCAAAATCAAAAGGAGCGTCACCAGACATGTCCACAGTAGATTTCAGCTGTAGTTATATAAGCTCAAGCACACCTTGCACAATTCATGATAAAATAGTGAACACATAATGTGGTTTGGGTGGATAGGGGCTTCAACTGGTAACCGGTtatttattgacatgctttattactgtttctttaaatgttctttttattctcCTTACAAATTCTGAAGTATTTACACAAGCCAAAGTTGTATATGGCTTACTGACATTATTGATGTTGATGCAGATTTCTTTTTCCGTTCAATTGTGGCTTGATAAAATGTAGGCTCATCCCCAATGAGGAGGATGAAAAGTAATTTGGCgcaaatatatgtataatttcACAGTGTGGGAGTGTATGGAATGTATTTCCGTGTGTGCCAGTTTGCACTTTGGCTGGAGCTCTGGTGATATTTCAtgtttggaaatgaaaatgcTATGCTAAAAAGAACATGTGCATTATACCTAAGTTGGTTTGACCAGATtttgtgaaaatggaaaaacttTATACCAGACAGAACAA of Etheostoma spectabile isolate EspeVRDwgs_2016 chromosome 1, UIUC_Espe_1.0, whole genome shotgun sequence contains these proteins:
- the nmbb gene encoding neuromedin Bb, encoding MKGVTLNNVCQCGLFAYLVLFSFMSFTAAVSFDLTELRNKVAKIKVNPRGNLWATGHFMGKKSVMDTPMLPSAEGQGADALQDTAGQSALVELFQELLRVALQAQVDTLESRTKTQETDMLMKILESYIQRRK
- the LOC116690644 gene encoding tetraspanin-3 isoform X1; the protein is MGQCGITSSKTVLVFLNLIFWAAAGILCYIGAYVFITYDDYDHFFEDVYTLIPAIVIIAVGTLLFIIGLIGCCATIRESSCGLATFAAILLLVFLTECVVVVLGYIYRAKVEKEVNHSIQKVYNEYNGTNTDAPSRAIDYVQRQLHCCGIHNYSDWRNTRWFKESKNNSVPVSCCQPSISNCSGILTRPADLYQEGCEALVVKKLKEIMMYVIWAALTFASIQLSMVAADQETPAPTAATKTA
- the LOC116690644 gene encoding tetraspanin-3 isoform X2, with protein sequence MGQCGITSSKTVLVFLNLIFWAAAGILCYIGAYVFITYDDYDHFFEDVYTLIPAIVIIAVGTLLFIIGLIGCCATIRESSCGLATFAAILLLVFLTECVVVVLGYIYRAKVEKEVNHSIQKVYNEYNGTNTDAPSRAIDYVQRQLHCCGIHNYSDWRNTRWFKESKNNSVPVSCCQPSISNCSGILTRPADLYQEGCEALVVKKLKEIMMYVIWAALTFASIQMLGMLCACVVLCRRSHDPAYELLVTTNSYA